From Juglans regia cultivar Chandler chromosome 8, Walnut 2.0, whole genome shotgun sequence, the proteins below share one genomic window:
- the LOC108980188 gene encoding uncharacterized mitochondrial protein AtMg00310-like translates to MSVFRFPKMLLKEIETMIAKLWWSHKKGGKGINWKCWNSLGTEKSMGGLGFHNLICFNRALLAKQEWRIIQEPSSLMAQIYKEKYFPTGHYVDAKLGYCPSQIWRSIWPVMDLVKVEFVWRVGNGKSVKVWKDKWVPIPSTFQIQSPITILEPNATGDVLIDEESKTWRKEHVHDVFRQEEAHCICSIPIRDRGWMIKLFGVYLTRGSFL, encoded by the coding sequence ATGAGTGTATTTCGGTTTCCAAAGATGTTACTTAAAGAGATTGAAACTATGATTGCTAAATTATGGTGGAGCCATAAAAAGGGTGGTAAAGGAATTAATTGGAAGTGTTGGAACAGTCTTGGCACAGAAAAAAGCATGGGAGGGTTAGGATTTCATAACCTAATCTGTTTTAACAGAGCTTTACTTGCTAAACAAGAGTGGAGAATCATTCAAGAGCCTTCTTCATTGATGGCTCAAATTTATAAAGAGAAGTACTTTCCAACAGGCCACTATGTGGATGCAAAACTAGGCTACTGTCCATCTCAAATTTGGAGGAGCATTTGGCCTGTTATGGATTTGGTTAAGGTTGAGTTTGTTTGGAGAGTTGGTAATGGAAAGAGTGTTAAAGTATGGAAAGATAAATGGGTGCCAATCCCTTCCACCTTTCAGATTCAATCACCTATTACCATTTTGGAGCCAAATGCAACAGGGGATGTTCTGATAGATGAGGAGAGTAAGACTTGGAGAAAAGAGCATGTTCATGATGTTTTTAGACAAGAGGAGGCCCACTGTATTTGCAGCATTCCTATCAGGGATAGGGGAtggatgataaaattatttgggGTTTATCTGACAAGGGGATCTTTTCTATGA